From the Patescibacteria group bacterium genome, the window TTACGATATGGCGCAACGACCGAAATCATCAGACCACGCTGCCCGTCCGGATGCGGAGGAGCAGGAAGCTTTGGCTCCTGTCCGAACCCAGCGGCAAAATAGCGGAACCAGGAATCGTTCTGCCCGGGTGGAGCGGCAGACCCACGCACCCTTGAAGCCAGAGACGCGGCAAGGAGTGGCAATCACCATTCTCATCGCGGTTGGCGCGCTGAGTGTTCTGAGTCTCTTTGGCATTGCTGGGGGTTTTGGGAAAGGCTTTGATAGCATCCTCCGCTGGCTCTTTGGCTGGGCGCGGTTTGCATTCCCGGTGGTCTTGGGTGTGTGGGTCAGCTTTTTGTTCCGGCCACAGAAGTTTTCACTTCGCCCGGCGAATTACGTTGGGCTGGTCGTGGCGTGGTTTGGGTTTGCCGGTTTGCTGCAGCTCACTATCCCAGTGGTGGAAATGGGGGAGCGAATTGGCGACGGCAGCGGTGGCGGGGCTTTTGGTCTGGCACTGGCCTGGCCATTGGTTTCTGCCATGGGGATTTTTGCCAGCGCCATCGTCCTCCTCGCCCTTCTGCTCGTTGGGCTCTTGGTCATGCTCGATGTGTCTTTGAACACCCTGGCAGAGCGCGGGAATATTTTCCGCCGGCTGCGCTACCAGTGGCTGGCTATGACGCACAATCTTCGGGCTGCACAGCGCGTGGAAGAGGTAGCGCCCCCGCCAATGGAAACCGCTGACGAAGATGAAGAAGAGATTCCCCCGGAAGAGGATTTGGGCTTTTCCTCACGCGACGTTGGTGCAGCGGATGCACCGGCGCCTGCTGAACCCAAGAAACCCCGCGTTCGCCGGCACATCACCTTCCCCATAGATTTGCTTGATGCCACGCCCAGCAAGCCCACCAGTGGCGACATTCGGACGAACACAGAGCGCATTCAAAAAACCTTTGCCAACTTTGGCATTGCGGTGGAAATGGGTGATGTGAACGTTGGTCCAACCGTCACGCAGTTCACCATGAAGCCCGCTGACGGCGTGAAGCTCACCTCCATTACTTCACTCTCGAACGACTTAGCCCTGGCTTTGGCCGCTCATCCCATACGCATTGAGGCGCCCATTCCTGGCAAGTCCTTGGTAGGCATTGAAGTGCCAAACCAATCCTCGGCCATTGTCCGCTTGCACGATCTCCTGAACTCCAAA encodes:
- a CDS encoding DNA translocase FtsK, whose amino-acid sequence is MAQRPKSSDHAARPDAEEQEALAPVRTQRQNSGTRNRSARVERQTHAPLKPETRQGVAITILIAVGALSVLSLFGIAGGFGKGFDSILRWLFGWARFAFPVVLGVWVSFLFRPQKFSLRPANYVGLVVAWFGFAGLLQLTIPVVEMGERIGDGSGGGAFGLALAWPLVSAMGIFASAIVLLALLLVGLLVMLDVSLNTLAERGNIFRRLRYQWLAMTHNLRAAQRVEEVAPPPMETADEDEEEIPPEEDLGFSSRDVGAADAPAPAEPKKPRVRRHITFPIDLLDATPSKPTSGDIRTNTERIQKTFANFGIAVEMGDVNVGPTVTQFTMKPADGVKLTSITSLSNDLALALAAHPIRIEAPIPGKSLVGIEVPNQSSAIVRLHDLLNSKAYSQRQSPLSVAIGKSVNGDSFIADVDKMPHLLIAGATGSGKSVCINTVLLSLLYANGPDDLKLILVDPKRVELTNYNGIPHLLTPVITEVPKTINALRWVVGEMDRRFQLLSTVGKRNIQAYNAQNPDPLPYLVVVIDELADLMAVAAREVEAAIIRLAQMARAVGIHLIVATQRPSVDVITGLIKANITNRIAFTVASAIDSRTILDSPGAEKLLGRGDMLFSSPELSKPKRLQGCFVADVEIERVVKALKVQAQPEYNADIVEKPHGLIGGSNGMAAPEDEADGSDDELLEEAKAVIIRAQKASASLLQRRLRVGYARAARLLDLLEEQGVIGPGEGAKPREVRVQADPNEGIPIPDNDLEDDHDVLPPQNQPPVA